From Haloarcula hispanica ATCC 33960, the proteins below share one genomic window:
- a CDS encoding KaiC domain-containing protein, with protein MSGDDGSDDDWFESALDDEDGDSEQTDTDDTSATPSESDAAESTSADTGPFDADGDDGQSKRSGGDSPLDDDGGTPFSEESDSSPFDDSGGDPFSSESGASDTDAGSSGDDDGGGGLFDDDFATAFESAGSGDGDSGSDFEEEFESDIPRVDIGIEGLDQMIQGGIPQRHLIVTIGSAGTGKTTFGLQFLHHGLRNGENAVFLTLEQSHDAILDTASERGWGFEEYEEQGQLAIVDLDPVEMANSLDNIRGELPALIEKFGADRLVLDSVSLLEMMYDDQSRRRTEVFDFTRSLKQAGVTTMLVSEASENNPFASRHGIIEYLTDAVFILQYVRSDTGETRLAVEIQKIRNANHSRETKPYEITNDGISVYQQANIF; from the coding sequence ATGAGCGGGGACGACGGGTCCGACGACGACTGGTTCGAAAGTGCGCTGGACGACGAGGACGGCGACAGCGAACAGACGGATACCGACGATACTTCGGCGACACCATCCGAAAGCGACGCAGCGGAGTCCACATCCGCGGACACTGGGCCGTTCGACGCCGACGGCGACGACGGGCAATCCAAGCGCAGTGGTGGCGACAGCCCCTTGGACGACGATGGGGGCACTCCCTTTAGCGAGGAGAGTGACAGCAGCCCGTTCGACGACAGCGGCGGTGACCCCTTCAGCAGCGAGAGTGGTGCCTCCGATACCGACGCCGGGTCCTCCGGTGACGACGACGGCGGCGGTGGACTCTTCGACGACGACTTCGCCACCGCGTTCGAGTCCGCCGGCAGCGGTGACGGTGACAGCGGTAGCGACTTCGAGGAGGAGTTCGAGTCCGACATCCCGCGGGTCGACATCGGTATCGAGGGGCTCGACCAGATGATTCAGGGCGGGATTCCACAGCGCCATCTCATCGTCACTATCGGCTCGGCTGGAACCGGGAAGACGACGTTCGGGCTGCAGTTCCTTCACCACGGCCTCCGGAACGGCGAGAACGCGGTGTTTCTGACGCTCGAACAGTCCCACGACGCGATACTGGACACTGCCAGTGAACGCGGCTGGGGGTTCGAGGAGTACGAGGAACAGGGCCAGCTAGCGATTGTCGACCTCGACCCGGTCGAGATGGCGAACAGCCTCGACAACATCCGGGGCGAACTGCCGGCGCTCATCGAGAAGTTCGGCGCCGACCGGCTGGTGCTTGACTCCGTCTCCCTGCTAGAGATGATGTACGACGACCAGTCCCGGAGACGCACCGAAGTGTTCGATTTCACCCGGTCACTGAAACAGGCCGGCGTGACGACGATGCTCGTCTCCGAAGCCAGCGAGAACAACCCCTTCGCGTCCAGACACGGTATCATCGAATACCTGACTGACGCGGTGTTCATCCTTCAGTACGTCCGGTCGGACACCGGCGAGACGCGACTCGCCGTCGAGATTCAGAAGATACGGAACGCGAACCACTCGCGGGAGACGAAACCCTACGAGATAACGAACGACGGTATCTCGGTCTACCAGCAGGCCAACATCTTCTAA
- a CDS encoding DUF4013 domain-containing protein has protein sequence MESLEETLRYPMEDDDWTVTVLIGGVLSLLAFLLVPGILVYGYLVQAVRERADGATEPPAFEDWGELFVGGLKAWVIGIVYMLVPLVVFGVTVGGSLFAMATGTRAGAGAGLAGLFGGLVISFVLSLVFGYVATAAIIHFACTGEFGAGFDFGTLRKLVLSPKYATPWLVSIALFIAVNVVVNLLNVIPFLGSLLAVILSPFATFYVLVVATDLWAGGYNAALDERDEPESVGTATA, from the coding sequence ATGGAATCACTCGAAGAGACACTCAGATATCCCATGGAAGACGACGACTGGACCGTGACCGTTCTCATCGGCGGCGTTCTCAGCCTCCTCGCCTTTCTCCTCGTACCCGGTATCCTCGTGTACGGCTATCTCGTTCAGGCAGTCCGCGAACGGGCAGACGGGGCGACAGAGCCGCCGGCGTTCGAGGACTGGGGCGAACTGTTCGTCGGCGGCCTCAAGGCCTGGGTCATCGGCATCGTGTACATGCTCGTCCCGCTCGTCGTGTTCGGGGTGACCGTCGGCGGCAGCCTGTTCGCGATGGCGACGGGGACCCGCGCCGGAGCGGGTGCCGGCCTGGCCGGCCTCTTCGGCGGGCTGGTGATCTCGTTCGTCCTGTCGCTGGTGTTCGGCTACGTGGCGACGGCCGCCATCATCCACTTCGCCTGTACCGGCGAGTTCGGTGCTGGGTTCGATTTCGGGACGCTACGGAAGTTAGTCCTGTCCCCGAAGTACGCGACGCCGTGGCTGGTCTCGATTGCGCTGTTCATCGCCGTCAACGTCGTGGTGAACTTGCTCAATGTGATACCGTTCCTCGGTTCGCTCCTCGCCGTGATTCTCAGCCCGTTCGCCACCTTCTACGTGCTGGTCGTCGCGACGGACCTCTGGGCCGGCGGCTACAACGCCGCACTCGACGAGCGGGACGAACCGGAGTCGGTCGGGACGGCGACGGCTTAG
- a CDS encoding universal stress protein, which translates to MVLLVPFDGSDLSKAALTRAMEFADYRDEDITVLSVIPDDAAYARERGWIDADEVFDTGTVADRMREQAESVAPTASFRYEVPEDVSSMASTTTDITRTIREVAHEAGASIVFIGSENAGRVSTPVCSVGSPVSEDPEYDVHIVRHP; encoded by the coding sequence ATGGTACTACTCGTGCCCTTCGACGGTTCGGACCTGTCGAAAGCCGCGCTAACGCGGGCGATGGAGTTCGCGGACTATCGCGACGAGGACATCACTGTGCTGTCCGTTATCCCGGACGATGCGGCGTACGCGCGGGAACGCGGCTGGATCGATGCGGACGAGGTGTTCGATACTGGGACCGTCGCCGACCGAATGCGAGAGCAAGCCGAGTCGGTCGCCCCGACGGCGTCGTTCCGCTACGAGGTCCCGGAAGACGTGAGCTCGATGGCATCGACGACGACGGACATCACCCGGACCATCAGAGAAGTCGCTCACGAAGCGGGGGCCTCAATCGTGTTTATCGGCAGTGAGAACGCCGGACGGGTGTCGACACCGGTCTGTAGTGTCGGCTCACCGGTGTCGGAAGACCCCGAGTACGACGTCCATATCGTCCGGCACCCGTAG